GCGTGACACGTCAGCTGCTTTACATGCCATCGTGATCGGGAACCCTTCGGCCTTCCGGTCAACAACCCACTTGTAGCGGGTCACTGCCCCGACTCCTTCACCCAGAAGGCCGTTGCTCGTTTGAGTAGATCTCGTTCCATCCGTAGACGGGTGACCTCGCGTCGGAGCTGAGCCAGCTCCGCCTTTTCTGACGTTGTGAGACCCTCGCGCTCACCGCGATCGGTTCGGGCCTGGCGGACCCAGTTACCCAGCGTGCCGTCACCGATTCCCAAACTCGACGCAACATCAACAATCCGGCGGCCCTCATCAAGCACCAAAGACA
This DNA window, taken from Gammaproteobacteria bacterium, encodes the following:
- a CDS encoding transposase; protein product: MSVMEMEQQPPVRVRRSFAEEFKRDAVSLVLDEGRRIVDVASSLGIGDGTLGNWVRQARTDRGEREGLTTSEKAELAQLRREVTRLRMERDLLKRATAFWVKESGQ